The following nucleotide sequence is from Acidovorax radicis.
CCGGTTGGCGCAGCAGTTCAACGTCCCGCTCATCGAGCGCAAGCCGGGTCTGGTGCCGCTGACTTTTGACGGTGCAGGCTGGGCACCGTATGCGCAGCTGGCCGGGCTGGCTTTGCCGGTGCAGATCAGCACGGGGGACCATGAAGGCCCCCACGCTCCACCGCTGCGCGGGTCGCTGCCCCCCGAGGGGGCCGCTTTTTCCTTGGGGCGGCCCGGCGGCAAAAAGAAAAACCGCATGGCCTTTGACGAGGACCTGCTGTTCACCCACCGGGGCCTTTCGGGCCCGGCGGTGTTGCAGATCTCCAGCTACTGGAAAGAGGGCTCGCCCCTGGCCATCAACCTCGCGCCCACGGTCGACCTGCCCGCAGCACTTGCGCAGGGCAAGGCGCGCTCACGCAAGCTCATTGCCAACGAACTGGCCTCGCTGGTGCCCAGCCGCCTGGCCGACACCTGGGCGCAGCAAAGCGCCGACTGGCAGCGCCCCATCGCCGAAGCGTCAGACAAGGCGCTGGCGCGGCTGGCCGAGCAACTGGCGCGCTGGGAGCTGACACCCACCGGCACCGAAGGCTACAAAAAGGCCGAGGTCACGCTCGGCGGTGTGGACACACGCGCCCTGTCGCAGCAGACCATGGAATGCAAGATGCAGCCCGGCCTGTACTTCATTGGTGAGGTGGTGGATGTGACGGGTTGGCTGGGCGGCTACAACTTCCAGTGGGCCTGGGCCAGCGCGTTTGCCTGCGCGCAGGCGTTGCCCACGCACTGACGCTCAGTCGCCCACCACGTCGCGCCAACGCGTGTGGCCGAGCCCATCGCGCAGCGCCACGGCGCCGCGCGGTGTGATCGCCAGCGCACGCGTGCCCTCGCCGCGCAACAGCCAGCCGCTGTCAAGACAGTGGTTGCAAATCAGCGCGCCCAGGCGTCCCGCCAGGTGCATGCGCCGCTCGCTCCAGTCCAGGCATGGGCGGCAATGCGGGCGCCGCCCTGCGCCAGCCGCAGGCATCGCGTCTAGCTCGATGCCGAGGTGCCGCAACACGCTCGCAGCGCAGTCCGTCACATAACCGGCCGCAGCGTCGCCTTCGCCCTCGAACACCACGGCGCCCTCATCCAGCAGGTGTCCCGTGATGGCGACGCCAATGCGCCCTGCCAGGTGGTCGTAGCACGTGCGAGCGGCACGCAGGGCCGCATTGCGCGGGCCCACCACCACCCGGCGCAGCGCGGACGACGGCTCCGGCGAAACAGCCAGTTGCATCAACCCTTCCAGCACGCGCGCCACTTCGGGCGAGGCCAAGCGGTGATAGCGGTGCCGCCCCTGCCGCTCCACCTTCAGCAGCGAAGCCTCTACCAGCAGCCCCAGATGGCGACTGGCCGTAGCCGGCGTGATGTGCGCCGCATCGGCCAGCTCGCGTGCGGTGAGGGCACGGCCATCCATCAACGCCATCAGCATGGCTGTGCGGGCAGGCTCGCCCACCAGGGCGGCCACGTGCGCGATGCGGTTGGTGTTCATGGCTTGCAGTGTGCTGCAAAAGCGGGCGGCGACGATTCGCTCCACAGCGAAGCATTGCGGCCATGCGGCGGGGCACGATCACCGCCATGTCCACCCCATCGATTCCCATGCCAGCCCGCGCCTTCCACGGCACTGCCGTGGTCCGTGCCGCCTTTCTGATCGCCCTCTTCGGTTGGGGCACGGGGGTTTATGGCCCGCCTGTTTTTTCTGCAGGCGGTGGTCTCGCGCACAGGCTGGCCTGAGCGCTTGTTTTCCTCCACCCTCGCTCCCAGGGAGCTCTCCACATGACCATCACCTGCTTCATCCGTTACGAAATCGACCCCTTCCAGCTCGATGCATTTCGCACCTATGCCGAAAATTGGGGGCGCATCATCCCGCGCTGCGGGGGGCATCTGGTGGGCTACTTTCTGCCCTCCGAGGGCTCCAACTACGAGGCCTGGGGCCTGATTGCCTTTGACAGCCTGGCCGCCTACGAGGCCTATAGGCAGCGCCTGCGCGCCGATGCCCAGGGCCGCGCCAACTTTGAAAGCGCCCAGCGCCAGCGCTTCATCCTGCGCGAGGAGCGCAGATTTACCGAGGTGGTGGCCGGCACGTTCGAACGTGCGGCACTGCCGCCGCCAGAGCGCTGCGCATCGGAACCCCAACCATGATCGCCGTGATCTTCGAGGTGCTGCCCAGCGCCGACGGCCGGCAGGCCTATCTGGACACCGCCGCCGCGCTGCGGGCCGAGTTGGATGCGATGGACGGGTTCATCAGCATCGAGCGCTATGAGAGCCTGGCCCAGCCAGGCAAACTGCTGTCGCTTTCGTTTTGGCGCGACGAGGCGGCCGTGACGCAATGGCGCGAGCATGGCAGCCATCGCCACGCCCAAGCCGCAGGGCGCGCGGGCGTGTTTGCCGACTACCGCCTGCGTGTGGCCCAGGTGCTGCGCGACTATGGCCTGCACCAGCGCACACAGGCGCCCGCCGACTCGCGGGTGGCCCATGAAACATGCTCACCCGCCGTGGATATGAACATGGCCACGGACATGGGCACGGACACCGTTTACGGCGTGCACACCGTGCCCTCCTCCATCACCATGGGCCCCAACCGCTGCTGAGCATGGCTTCGTGCCCATTCTTCAAGCGCGGGCACCGGCAGGGGCCGGCTGAAGTGATAACCCTGCAACTCCTCGCAATCGAGTGCGCCCAGCACCTGGGCCGTGGCCTGGTCTTCCACCCCTTCGGCCACGATCTTGAGCCCCAGCGTGTGGCCCAAGGCAATGATGGCGCGTGTGATGGCCATGTCGGCGGGGTTGCGGAGCATGTCGCGCACAAACGATTTGTCCACCTTGAGCCGGTCAATGTCAAAACGTTTGAGGTACGCCAGGCTCGAATACCCGGTGCCGAAATCGTCGATGGACAGCTGCACGCCCAGCGCCTTGAGGGCCGCCAGTTGCTGTTCGGCGGCATGGGCGTTGTCCATGAGCTGCGACTCGGTGATCTCCAGCTCCAGCCGGTCGGCAGGCATGCCCGTGCGGCCCAGCAGCGCCTTGATGTCGCCGATCAACTCCGGGTCGGACAGTTGGGCCGCCGACAGGTTGACGGAGATGGACACGTCGGCCAGCGGGTGCGCCGCTGTGGCGCCCGCAACGCCTGCCGATGTGGGTTGCCAGCGCGCCCACTGCTCACACGCCTGCTGCAGCACCCAGTTGCCGATGGCGCGGATCATGCCGGTCTCTTCGGCAATGGGAATGAACTCGCTGGGCGGGATGGCGCCCAGCGCCGGGCTGTTCCAGCGCAGCAGCGCTTCCACGCCGAGCAGTAGCGCCCCCTGGGCGCTCAGACGCGGCTGGTAGTGCAGGCTCAATTCCTGGCGCTCCAGGGCGCGGCGCAGCTGCTGCTCCATGGTCTGGCGCGCCACGGCACGCTGGTCGGTTTCCACCGAGTAAAACAGCGCCATGTCGCGCCCCGTGGTCTTGGCCTCGTACATGGCGGCGTCAGCGCGGCGCATGAGCTCGTCGATGTCGTTGCCGTCCTCGGGGTACACGGCAATGCCCACGCTGCAGGACACGTTGAGCTCATGCCCTTCCACCGGGTGGCTTTGGCGGATGAGCGGGATCAGGCGCCGCTCCACCAGTTGCTGCACGTCCTCGCGCCCGGCCACGTCGCGCATCACCACCACAAACTCGTCGCCGCCCAGGCGGCTCACGGTGTCACGGCTGCGCACGGCCTGCGTGAGGCGCCCGGCCACCGAGCGCAGCAGGCCGTCGCCAATATGGTGGCCCAAGGTGTCGTTGATGGACTTGAACCGGTCCAGGTCGATGAACAGCACGGCCACCTTCTCGCCCGTAACGGGCGCCTGGGCCAGGGCCGTCTGCAGGCGCTGCACGCACAGCGAGCGGTTGGGCAGCTCGGTGAGCACATCATGGTGGGCCAGAAACTGGATGCGTTCCTCGCTGCGTTTGCGATCGGTGATGTCGATGGCGATGCCGATATGGTTGGCCACTTCGCCGCCTTTGCCCTCGCGCACCGCCGACACCATGAGCCAGGCCGGGTATGTCTCGCCCGACCGTTTGCGAAACCGCACCTCGCCTTGCCAGGATTCCTTGTCCAACATGGTGCGCCGGATCTGGGCCGACAGCGCCTCGCTGTCCGAGTCTTCGAGCAAAAAACCCAGGCTTTCACCAATGACCTCGTAAAAGTCGTAATGCGTGCTGCGGCAGAACGCATGGTTCACGCTGATGATCTGCTGCTCGGCGTTCATGATGATGATGCCCTCAGACGAGGCCTCGAACACCTTCGCCCACAGCTCCAGGCGCTGCTCCATCACCTTGAGCACGTTGATCGGCGTGAACGCCGTGAGCACCGCGTCGCGCCCCTGAAACTGCAATCGCCGCGCCGACAGCACCGCCCACGAAGGCTCCAGCCCACCTTTCCAGCGCACCTCGAACTCATCCACCGAGCCATGGTCGGCCAGGCGCTGAAAAAAGCGGGCCCGCACACCGGGCTCCAACCCCTGCGCCCAGGGGTCGGTCTTGCGCTCGCCCAGCCACCGGGCTGCGGGCGCGTTGGAATGCAAGACGTCGTGCGCCGGGATGGAGGTGACCACCATCGGAATGGGAAAGGCTTCCACCAGTTCGCGCTGCGCCTCGGCCGCACGGGCACTGGCGGCCATCTCCTGTTGCAGCAATCGCTCGCGGTCAAGCTGCGCCAGCATTTCATTGAAGGCGCTCACCAGCCGGCCGATCTCGTCACCGCTGATCCAATGCGCGCGCAGGCTATGGTCGCCACTGCGGCGTACCTCATCGGCCACGCGCGCCAGTTGCTGCAGCGGCTTGGCGATCTGGCGGGCCACCAACGTCACCAGGCTCAGAATGCAGCCCAGCAATACCAGCGCCGTGCCAAGATGCAGCCACATGCGTGCAAACAGGCTGTCCACGCGCTGTTGCAAAAGGCGCTCAAGATCGACCAAGCCCACGCCCCAGGCGTCGCGCAGCGCACTCAGCACCTGCGCTTGCTGCACCGCCAATTGCGCCTGCGTGAGGCGCGACTCTCCGGCCGCAATGCCCTGCAGCAGGGCCTGAAACCCCTCCAGTGATGCCTTGAGCCCCTGTCGCTGGTGGGTCAGCGTGGCGCGCATTTCGGGCGTGCCCGCGATGAATGCCTGGTTGTAGTCCGATTCGATGCTGAGCGCCACGGCATCCAGACGGCCCACCAGCGTCAGCAATTCGGACGACCATTGCGGGCCATGATGGCCCGACGATGCGGCGCCGAGAAATACCACCGTGTCGTGCACCGCCTGCAAAAGTTCGGGAAAACGCAAAACCACCAGCGACATCGCGTAGTAGCTGTCCAGGTCAGGGTCGAGGATGAGGTTGGACTGATTGCCCACGGTGGTGAGTAGCTCACGGCCCTGGCTGAGCAACTGGCTGCGCATGCTGGTGACCGAGGGCGCGCTGAACGGCGCGGCCACGGCCGCGCCGCCGGCTGCATCGCGCGTGGCGCTGGTCAGCTGCTCCAGTGCGACATCAAAACGCTGGCCCACCGCTTCCGTGCGCAGCTCGTCGTCATGGATCTGCCGCACCACCGCCAGGCGCACCCGCATTTGAGCCACCGCCGCAGCATCGGGGGCAGGCTCCAGAAACTGCTCCATGAGGCTGTCGCGCACGACCGCCGCATAGGTGGTGCCCACGATTTCCTTGCGTGTGAAATCGATGGCCTGGTATTTCTCGTGGATCAGGATGCTGGAGACGTAAATGACCGCCGTCAGGTCCAGCAGATAGATGAGCATGAGCTTGCGGCCCACACTGAGGCGGCCCAACCAACCCGATACGCGCTGCATGAATGCCATGGTTTTGCGGCAAGGGCGGGCCCTGGCGAATGGCCGGGCCTGCCCACCGGTGAATGTGAGTGTTACAACGTGAAGCAACTTCCACGCCATCCAGCACTTGTGCGCCCCGGGCACCTCTTCGACGCCACTGCGGTGGGCCGATTGACAGGCATTTGCGCTATGGGTCGCCATAAAGGCTATAATCTCCGGCTTTGCTGGCAATGCCCCGTCGGCCAAATACTAGTTACAGACGGGGAAACCGCTACGTATGGTCTTGAGGCCCGATCTCCCCAAGTCCCTCTGCGAGCAACATTTTGGAAACCATTAGCTAATGACTACGATCCGCGTAAAAGAAAACGAACCCTTTGACGTTGCACTGCGCCGCTTCAAGCGCACCATTGAAAAGCTCGGCCTGCTGACCGACCTGCGTGCCCGTGAGTTCTACGAGAAGCCCACCGCCGAGCGCAAGCGCAAGAAGGCAGCTGCCGTCAAGCGCCACTACAAGCGCGTTCGCAGCATGCAACTGCCCAAGAAGATGTACTGATCCATCTTCGGCCCCGAGCCTTTTCGCTTGGGTCCCAAAACCCGCGCTAGGGACGCCAAGCGCGGGTTTTTGTTTTTTCGGGTCTGCACAAAGCCCCTCTGGCGTCGTTGCAACGCCTTGCCGTAGCAAGGCTACTGTCTGCGGCGCTGACGCCTAGCCAGAGGGGCTTTGTGCAAACCCTCCGTCCCAGTCTGAAACCAAAAAAGGAAGCCGCCATGAGCCTCAAGGACCAGATCACCGAAGACATGAAGACCGCCATGCGCGCCAAGGACAGCGAGCGCCTGGGCACCATCCGCCTGCTGCAGGCCGCGATGAAGCAAAAGGAAGTGGACGAGCGCATCGTGCTGGACGACGCGGCTGTGGTGGCCATCGTGGACAAGCTCATCAAGCAGCGCAAGGACTCCATCACCGCCTTCGAAGGCGCGGGCCGCCAGGACCTGGCCGACAAGGAAAAGGCCGAGATGGCCGTGCTGCAGGCCTACCTGCCCGAGCGCATGTCGGCCGAAGAAACCCTGGCCGCCGTGAAGGCCATCGTGGCCGAACTGGGCGCTGCAGGGCCTGGCGACATGGGCAAGGTGATGGGCGTGGTCAAGACCCGCCTGGCGGGCAAGGCCGACATGGGCCAGGTGTCGGCTGCGGTGAAGGCCGCGCTGGCGGGCTGATCCACCGACGACCAGAACTCGATAACACCCCAGGGTGGGCCGCACTGCGGTTTACGTTGCGGTCAATATCATTTTGATAGCTGCTCGCGCTTGCCAGATAAGCGCTGGCGGCTATTTTTGCTTCAAACCACGCCGTTTTCACTGGCGCCGTCATTTCCCGCCGCCTGCGCCATCCACCCGGCGCGGAAATGCGCCTGCAGAAACTCCACGCACACCCGCACCTTGGCCGACCGCTCCAGCCGCGTGGGGTACACCGCCCACACATTGGCCTCTTGCTGCCACTGCGGCAACACCTGCACCAGGCGCCCGGCCTGCAGGTGCGCGCCCACGTCCCATAGCGAGCGCAGCACCACCCCGCGCCCATCGACGGCCCACTGCACGGCCATCTCGCCGTTGTTGGCCGACAGCGGGCCGCGCACCTTGACCGACTCTTCCTGCGCGCCACTGCGCAGGCGCCACACGCCAAACGGGTGGTCGCGCTCCTTGATCACCAGGCAGTCGTGCGCGGCCAGGTCGGCCACCGTGCGTGGCGTGCCCTTGCGCTGCAGGTAAGCGGGCGCCGCGCACAACACGCGGTGGTTATCAGCCAGGCGGCGCGCGATCAGGTGCGGGGCGATCTCGTCGCCCACGCGCACATCCAGGTCAAAGCCTTCGACCGCCACGTCCACCAGCCGGTCGAACACTTCGAGCCGCACCTGCAGCCCCGGATAGCGCCCCACCAGGCGCGACACCGCAGGCGCCACGATCTGGCGGCCAAAACCAAAGCTGCTGCTCACGCGCAGTAGCCCGCGTGGCTCGCTGCGGGTGACCGCCACCTCCTGCATCAGCTGTTCCATATCGTCGAGGATGCGCTGCGCCCAGTGAAAGACGCGCTCGCCCTCCTCCGTCACCGCCACCCGGCGGGTGGTTCGATGCAGCAGCTTGACTTGCAGGTCTTGCTCCAGCAGGCGGATGCGCTTGCTCACATAGGCAGGGGACGTGCCCAGCTCGGTGGCGGCGCCGCCAAAGCTCGCCTTGCGCACGACAGCCGCGAACACGCGCAGGTCATCTGCCGCAGGACTTTTATGCACGATGTGTGAAGGATGAAGCCACAGTTGGTGGATTGTAGTTTTTGATGGCGCTGGAAACAATGCACCCACAACGCAGGCTGCCCCCACAGCAGCCCCCTCCACCCATCCCAAGGACTGCTTCATGACCGCCTCCATCGCCCCCAAAACCTACCGCATCGCCCTCATCGCCGGAGACGGCATCGGCAAGGAGGTGATGCCCGAAGGCCTGCGTGCGGTGCAGGCTGCTGCAGCGCGCTTTGGCATTGCGCTCGAAACCACCACCATCGACTGGGCCAGTTGCGATTACTACGCCGCCCACGGAAAAATGATGCCCGACGACTGGAAGGCGCAACTGTCGGGCATGGACGCTATCTTCTTCGGTGCCGTCGGCTGGCCCGCCACGGTGCCCGACCATGTGTCGCTCTGGGGTTCGCTGCTCAAGTTCCGCCGCGAGTTCGACCAGTACATCAACCTGCGCCCCGTGCGCCTGTTTGAAGGCGTGCCCTGCCCCCTGGCCGGCCGCAACCCTGGCGACATCGACTACTACGTGGTGCGTGAGAACACCGAGGGGGAGTACACGTCGCTGGGCGGCATCATGTACGAGGGCACCGACCGCGAGATCGTCATCCAGGAATCGGTCTACTCCCGCCACGGCGCCCACCGCCTGCTGAAGTTCGCCTTTGACCTGGCCCAAAGCCGCTCCAAAAAGCATGTCACCCTGGCCACCAAGAGCAACGGCATCGCCATCAGCATGCCCTGGTGGGACCAGCGCGCCGACGACGTCGCCAAAAGCTACCCCGAGGTCACACTGGACAAGCAGCACATCGACATCCTCACCGCCCGCTTTGTGCTGCAGCCCGGGCGCTTTGACGTGGTGGCTGCCACCAACCTGTTTGGCGACATCCTCAGCGATCTGGGCCCGGCCACCACCGGCACCATTGGCCTGGCCCCC
It contains:
- a CDS encoding NAD(P)/FAD-dependent oxidoreductase, which produces MTTPFFDAIIIGAGAAGLFCAGQAGQRGLKVLLIDHADKVAEKIRISGGGRCNFTNRDLDPAAPHKHFVGQNPQFCRSALSRYTPADFIALVQKHGIPFHEKHKGQLFADRSAEDIIAMLLAECEAGGVTRWQPCSVKNVAFLASSADPSSAGSYQIDTDRGPVQAHSLVIATGGLSIPKIGATDFGYRLAQQFNVPLIERKPGLVPLTFDGAGWAPYAQLAGLALPVQISTGDHEGPHAPPLRGSLPPEGAAFSLGRPGGKKKNRMAFDEDLLFTHRGLSGPAVLQISSYWKEGSPLAINLAPTVDLPAALAQGKARSRKLIANELASLVPSRLADTWAQQSADWQRPIAEASDKALARLAEQLARWELTPTGTEGYKKAEVTLGGVDTRALSQQTMECKMQPGLYFIGEVVDVTGWLGGYNFQWAWASAFACAQALPTH
- a CDS encoding ArsR/SmtB family transcription factor, translating into MNTNRIAHVAALVGEPARTAMLMALMDGRALTARELADAAHITPATASRHLGLLVEASLLKVERQGRHRYHRLASPEVARVLEGLMQLAVSPEPSSALRRVVVGPRNAALRAARTCYDHLAGRIGVAITGHLLDEGAVVFEGEGDAAAGYVTDCAASVLRHLGIELDAMPAAGAGRRPHCRPCLDWSERRMHLAGRLGALICNHCLDSGWLLRGEGTRALAITPRGAVALRDGLGHTRWRDVVGD
- a CDS encoding NIPSNAP family protein; translated protein: MTITCFIRYEIDPFQLDAFRTYAENWGRIIPRCGGHLVGYFLPSEGSNYEAWGLIAFDSLAAYEAYRQRLRADAQGRANFESAQRQRFILREERRFTEVVAGTFERAALPPPERCASEPQP
- a CDS encoding antibiotic biosynthesis monooxygenase family protein; protein product: MIAVIFEVLPSADGRQAYLDTAAALRAELDAMDGFISIERYESLAQPGKLLSLSFWRDEAAVTQWREHGSHRHAQAAGRAGVFADYRLRVAQVLRDYGLHQRTQAPADSRVAHETCSPAVDMNMATDMGTDTVYGVHTVPSSITMGPNRC
- a CDS encoding EAL domain-containing protein codes for the protein MAFMQRVSGWLGRLSVGRKLMLIYLLDLTAVIYVSSILIHEKYQAIDFTRKEIVGTTYAAVVRDSLMEQFLEPAPDAAAVAQMRVRLAVVRQIHDDELRTEAVGQRFDVALEQLTSATRDAAGGAAVAAPFSAPSVTSMRSQLLSQGRELLTTVGNQSNLILDPDLDSYYAMSLVVLRFPELLQAVHDTVVFLGAASSGHHGPQWSSELLTLVGRLDAVALSIESDYNQAFIAGTPEMRATLTHQRQGLKASLEGFQALLQGIAAGESRLTQAQLAVQQAQVLSALRDAWGVGLVDLERLLQQRVDSLFARMWLHLGTALVLLGCILSLVTLVARQIAKPLQQLARVADEVRRSGDHSLRAHWISGDEIGRLVSAFNEMLAQLDRERLLQQEMAASARAAEAQRELVEAFPIPMVVTSIPAHDVLHSNAPAARWLGERKTDPWAQGLEPGVRARFFQRLADHGSVDEFEVRWKGGLEPSWAVLSARRLQFQGRDAVLTAFTPINVLKVMEQRLELWAKVFEASSEGIIIMNAEQQIISVNHAFCRSTHYDFYEVIGESLGFLLEDSDSEALSAQIRRTMLDKESWQGEVRFRKRSGETYPAWLMVSAVREGKGGEVANHIGIAIDITDRKRSEERIQFLAHHDVLTELPNRSLCVQRLQTALAQAPVTGEKVAVLFIDLDRFKSINDTLGHHIGDGLLRSVAGRLTQAVRSRDTVSRLGGDEFVVVMRDVAGREDVQQLVERRLIPLIRQSHPVEGHELNVSCSVGIAVYPEDGNDIDELMRRADAAMYEAKTTGRDMALFYSVETDQRAVARQTMEQQLRRALERQELSLHYQPRLSAQGALLLGVEALLRWNSPALGAIPPSEFIPIAEETGMIRAIGNWVLQQACEQWARWQPTSAGVAGATAAHPLADVSISVNLSAAQLSDPELIGDIKALLGRTGMPADRLELEITESQLMDNAHAAEQQLAALKALGVQLSIDDFGTGYSSLAYLKRFDIDRLKVDKSFVRDMLRNPADMAITRAIIALGHTLGLKIVAEGVEDQATAQVLGALDCEELQGYHFSRPLPVPALEEWARSHAQQRLGPMVMEEGTVCTP
- the rpsU gene encoding 30S ribosomal protein S21, with translation MTTIRVKENEPFDVALRRFKRTIEKLGLLTDLRAREFYEKPTAERKRKKAAAVKRHYKRVRSMQLPKKMY
- a CDS encoding GatB/YqeY domain-containing protein, with the translated sequence MSLKDQITEDMKTAMRAKDSERLGTIRLLQAAMKQKEVDERIVLDDAAVVAIVDKLIKQRKDSITAFEGAGRQDLADKEKAEMAVLQAYLPERMSAEETLAAVKAIVAELGAAGPGDMGKVMGVVKTRLAGKADMGQVSAAVKAALAG
- a CDS encoding LysR substrate-binding domain-containing protein; the encoded protein is MHKSPAADDLRVFAAVVRKASFGGAATELGTSPAYVSKRIRLLEQDLQVKLLHRTTRRVAVTEEGERVFHWAQRILDDMEQLMQEVAVTRSEPRGLLRVSSSFGFGRQIVAPAVSRLVGRYPGLQVRLEVFDRLVDVAVEGFDLDVRVGDEIAPHLIARRLADNHRVLCAAPAYLQRKGTPRTVADLAAHDCLVIKERDHPFGVWRLRSGAQEESVKVRGPLSANNGEMAVQWAVDGRGVVLRSLWDVGAHLQAGRLVQVLPQWQQEANVWAVYPTRLERSAKVRVCVEFLQAHFRAGWMAQAAGNDGASENGVV
- a CDS encoding tartrate dehydrogenase; its protein translation is MTASIAPKTYRIALIAGDGIGKEVMPEGLRAVQAAAARFGIALETTTIDWASCDYYAAHGKMMPDDWKAQLSGMDAIFFGAVGWPATVPDHVSLWGSLLKFRREFDQYINLRPVRLFEGVPCPLAGRNPGDIDYYVVRENTEGEYTSLGGIMYEGTDREIVIQESVYSRHGAHRLLKFAFDLAQSRSKKHVTLATKSNGIAISMPWWDQRADDVAKSYPEVTLDKQHIDILTARFVLQPGRFDVVAATNLFGDILSDLGPATTGTIGLAPSANLNPERHFPSLFEPVHGSAPDIYGKNTANPIAMIWSGALMLDFLTQGQGAGRQAHDAIVSAIEETLKSGPRTPDLGGTANTTQVGEAIAALVAGE